ATACCGTTAGTTCTTTCCCATACTCTTGACGCACTGATCAATTCGCCCTGAAAAGATAATTCAATCATCCTGTCATACGGATTGTTCGGCATAGCGGCGCTGTTAAGGAACAATCCTAATGCGACAGTCTTAAAAAATAAATCTAATCCCATCAATAATCCTTTATATTTTTTAAATATTGGTAATGTCAGCTGCTACTGCTAACACATTGAGGAATAATTTAACGAAAAAATTTACATTTCCTTGTTTATATCATAACCTACACTATAAATTCACAATCCAGAAAAGGATTAGTTGGGAACCACACTTATAAAAGACACGCTTTTGACTGTCACTATGGATGACGAACTTGGTGATATCAAAAACGGCTGGGTTTTAGTCAAGGACGGCGAAATAAATTCCGTCGGCGATGGTTCATATCCGGTCGCCGATAAGACCGTCAACGCCTCCGGTATGATTCTTCTTCCCGGATTTATTAACACACACCATCATATGTTCCAGACTCTTACCCGTAATATCCCCGGAACGCAAAACGCTTATCTATTCGATTGGCTCCAGACCTTATACGATGTTTGGGGTGAATTATCAGAAGAAGCAATATATGTGAGCGCACAAGTCGCCGCAGCCGAGCTGATTTTATCCGGTTGTACAACTTCATCAGACCATCTCTATCTTTTTCCTTCGGAGGCGTCCAATAAACTCATAGATAAAGAAATTGAAGCGGTGAGCTCGCTTGGCCTCAGATTTCATCCCACAAGAGGTTCAATGTCTTTAGGTAAAAGTTCCGGCGGTTTGCCCCCTGACTACATTGTTCAAACTGAAGAGGAAATCATTGACGATTCAATCCGGCTGATAGAAAAATATCATGATGCCGAACCGCATTCGATGTTAAGAATCGCTCTCGCTCCCTGTTCTCCGTTTTCGGTCACACAAAACCTTATGAAAAAATCTCGGGAACTCGCTGACAAATATAAAGTGAGGCTTCATACTCACCTTGCCGAAACCCTTGAGGAAGAGAAATTTTGTTTGGACATTCACGGACTTAGACCCGTAGAGTTTGCGGAATCACTTGGGTGGTTAGGAGAAGATGTGTGGCTCGCCCATGCAGTTCATCTAAACGATGATGAAATCCAAAAACTTTCAGACACCAAAACCGGGGTTGCCCACTGTCCCACCTCGAATATGAGACTCGGGTCAGGTATCGCTCCCATTGCTAAAATGCTCGATGCAGGGGTAAAAATCTCCATAGCTGTTGACGGTTCCGCTTCCAATGACAGCTCAAATATGTTAAGCGAGCTCAGGCAGGCATTACTCGTTCCCCGATTGCGGGATGACAGATGGCTTACCGCGAGAGAGATTATGAGAATGAGCACTGTTGGCGGCGCACAAATATTGGGTAGAGATGATATTGGCGTAATTAAGATCGGAGCATCTGCCGACCTGATTTTGTTCGACCTTTCGGATATCAGCTATGCGGGCGCAAAATCTGACCCGTTAGCGGCTCTTCTATTTTGCTCTGGAAATCAAAGGGTGAGTTGGTCAATGATCAATGGAAGAATAGTCGTAGAGGACGGTCAGATTTTAGATTTAAATTTAGTAGAAATTTCTACCCGGGCGGACAAGATTTCCGAAGAAATGATAAATCGGTCAGAAAATAAAAAAACCGGAACCGCATAAAATGTCCCTTAACAAATTATCAGCCTACTTTAGGCCAAAGAAACTTTCTGAAGCTGCTGAACTGCTAAAGGAAAATGAAGGATTCTATCCGATGGGCGGAGGTACCTGGCTTATTCCAAATGGCGGCGATGAAATAAAAGGAATAATCGATCTTTCAGACGCGGGATTTAAAGAGATTAGGCTTGAACACGATCTATTACACATCGGAGCGGGTGTTACACTTCATGAATTAGCCACATCACCGGAAACCTCTGCCAAGCCTTATTCCACACTCCGCAGAGCAATTAATTTCAGAGGCAGATCCAGACTATTGCTCACATCTTCAACCGTTGGAGGAAGAGTGGCTCTTGCAAAAGGTGATTCTTCCTTTCTTGCCGCGTTAGTGGCTGCAGACGCGCAAGTGATAATTTATGGTAATATCAAAGACGATATATCGGTTTGGGAGTATGTAACAGATTCTAAATGGCGGACTAACCGTAATATTATCACAGCAGTTGAAATCATTAACAGTGACCAACCGCCTTTATTAGCAATCGAATCAATAAATTATATCCCTTCCGCCCCTCCTGTTATTTCTGTCGTTGTAGGAATAGAAATATCGGGAGACACCGTTGGAAACGCTAAAATAGTTTATTCCTCATTGCATGATAATCTCGTTAGAGCAATGGATACCGAACAATTACTGTTAGATAAGGTAATTGACGAAAAGCTGATTAATTCTGCGGCTGAATCTATTTTAGACACTTTCCAGCCTCTTTCAGATGCCCGTGCTTCCTCCACATACAAGAAAGAGATGGCTGCCGTATTGCTAAAACGCTCTTTAAATAGAATCAGGGAACGGGTAGGTTAAGAGAGATGAAAGTTTCTATGACTCTGAATGAGAAGGTAATATCCTCTGAGATCAAACCGAATCTTACCCTACTTGATTTTCTTCGCTCTGAGGGATTTTTTAGCGTTAAACGCGGCTGTGAGTCGGGCGAATGCGGTTCTTGCACCGTATTGATTGACGGTATTCCGAAAGCTTCTTGTATCACACTAACGATTCAAACAGACGAAAGAATCGTTACCACCGTCGAAGCATTAGCAACCAGAGAAGAACTTTCAGATTTACAAAAACGATTCGTTGAAGTCGGCGCAATACAATGTGGATACTGTACTCCCGCATTACTTCTCGTTGCAGAACATTTTCTCACTGAAAATCCAAAGCCTTCGGAGAAAGAAGTTCGTGATGCCATTTCGGGAGTATTGTGCAGATGCACCGGCTATGTTAAACCCGTTGAAGCCATACTAAATAAGGAATGATTCAGTTGAGCGGTTCATCAGAATACAATGTAGTTGGAAAGATAACTCCCCGGGTAGATGCGGAAAAAATTGCTCGAGGGGCGGCAGCCTTCGCCGATGACATAGAGCTGCGGGGAATGCTTCACGCTAAAGTCCTAAGAAGTCCACACGCCCATGCTCGAATCAGATCAATTGATACGTCTAAAGCTGAAGCGTTGAGCGGCGTCTATGCTGTTCTGACTCATGAAGATCTTCCGAGAATACCTCATACAACTGCCGGTCAGGGTTGGCCTGAGCCTTCACCCTATGACGCTTTTATTTTAGATAAAAAAGTTCGTTTTGTGGGCGACAGAGTTGCCGCGGTTGCTGCCGAAACTGTCGAAATAGCAGAAAAAGCATGTTCCCTGATAGATGTGAATTATGAAGTTCTTGAGGCAGTTTTTGACCCGAGAGCGGCAACCAAAAATGGAGCAGTCCTGATTCATGACGAGGAAGAATCAACAGGAATATTTGATAAATCATCAAATATTGTTTACAAACTTGATGCGTCCGTAGGAGATGTGGAGAAGGCATTTGAAAACGCTTATAAAATTGTCGAGTCGAATTATGAAGTGGGCTATGTTCAGCAATCTTCCATTGAACCTCATATTTGCATCACCTGGCTTGATGAGGACGGCAGGTTAGTGATAAGAACAAGCACGCAAGTACCGTTTCATGTTCGCCGGATAGTCGCCAAAGCTCTTGATATTCCTGTGAAAAAAATTCGCGTAATGAAACCCCGAGTCGGCGGCGGTTTTGGCGGTAAACAAGAAATATTGAATGAAGAACTTTGCGGCGCGTTGACCCTCGCAACCGGAAAACCGGTTCGCTTTTGGATGACAAGAGAGGAAGAACTATACGCTTCAAGAACAAGACATCCTCAAATTCTAACTCTAAAATCGGCTATCGCAGAAGACGGTAAAATCCTCGGGATGTCTCTTCACGTACTGGAAAATACGGGAGCTTACGGAACTCATGCTTTGACGGTGATGACCGTTACCGGGAATAAAGTATTTTCAATGTACAATATTCCCAATATTAAATTTACCGGGGAAGCGGTTTATACTAACTTGCCAATCGCCGGAGCATTCAGGGGTTACGGTACTCCTCAGGGTATTTTTGCTCTTGAATCACATATGGATGAGATTGCTTCCGAATTGGAAATGGACCCCATTAAATTTCGTCTTCTCAATATATACAAAAAAGGTGACAGCCTTGCAATTACCGCTGAAATGGCGGAAGGAGAAGGCGCTGACCCTCAAATCATTCGTTCATCCGGTTTAGAAGAGTGTATACAAAAAGGAGCAGAAGCAATCGGCTGGAATGATGATCCTGCGGAATATACTTATGGAAAATTGCGTGGTAAGGGAATGGCAATAAATACTCAGGGGTCGGGTATCCCGAATGTTGATATGGCAGCATGTTCAATAAAGATGAATGAAGACGGCTCTTTCAATCTCTTATGCGGAGCCACGGATATCGGAACGGGTTCAGATACTGCCCTTGCACAAATCGCCGCTGAAACACTTTCTGTTCCGGTTGACCAGATTTTGATGTATACCTCTGACACCGATCTTACTCCTTTCGATACCGGAGCCTATGCGTCAAGCACGACCTATATCTCAGGAGGAGCGGTAATTGATGCCGCTAAACAAGTAAAAGCGCAGATTTTAAAAGTTGCGACAGAAATGCTTGAAGCGGAATCAGAGACGTTGCTCTGCGCTAATGGGAAAGTAAGTACACAGGACGGAAAAACGGTCACCTATGAACAGATTAGTCTTTATTCTCTCTACCGGAAAAATCAATTTCAGATTATGGCAATCGGGAATAATGTTAGTCCTGAATCGCCTCCTCCCTATTCAGCAGTGTTTGCCGATGTTGAAGTTGACACTGAAACCGGTGAAGTAAGCCTCATAAAACTTGTTGCAGCCGTTGACTGCGGTGTGGTCATAAATCCTCATATGGCAGAAGGACAGGTGGAAGGAGCTGTTACCCAGGGAATGGGGTACGCTCTTTCTGAATTTATGCCTTTTGATGATAAGGGTAATCCACTCTTTAAATCTTTTGAAGATTATAATATATTTAGAGCGTCAGATATGCCTGAACTGGAAGTTATTCTTGTGGAAACATATGAACCGACAGGTCCCTATGGAGCGAAAGCTGTGGCTGAAGTTCCCATCAGCGGCCCCGCGCCGGCGATTGCAAACGCTGTATATGCCGCTGTAGGCGCCCGTGTGCGTTCGCTTCCAATCTCTCCGGAAAAAGTATGGAACAAGATTAAAAAGGCCCTCGAAGAGTAACAACTGATTCACTTTCACAGCCGCACAATTTTTAAATTGGAGTTTATTTATGGAACTTTCTGTCGGACAAAAAGCCAGCAGGACTATGACCGTAACAGCCGAACACGTAAAAACATTTGCCGATTTAACCGGCGATTATAATCCGCTTCACTTTGACGAAGAATTCGCCGGAAAAACCAAATTTGGAAAGCTCGTAGCTCAGGGCGGTCTGACAAC
The window above is part of the Candidatus Neomarinimicrobiota bacterium genome. Proteins encoded here:
- a CDS encoding 8-oxoguanine deaminase → MGTTLIKDTLLTVTMDDELGDIKNGWVLVKDGEINSVGDGSYPVADKTVNASGMILLPGFINTHHHMFQTLTRNIPGTQNAYLFDWLQTLYDVWGELSEEAIYVSAQVAAAELILSGCTTSSDHLYLFPSEASNKLIDKEIEAVSSLGLRFHPTRGSMSLGKSSGGLPPDYIVQTEEEIIDDSIRLIEKYHDAEPHSMLRIALAPCSPFSVTQNLMKKSRELADKYKVRLHTHLAETLEEEKFCLDIHGLRPVEFAESLGWLGEDVWLAHAVHLNDDEIQKLSDTKTGVAHCPTSNMRLGSGIAPIAKMLDAGVKISIAVDGSASNDSSNMLSELRQALLVPRLRDDRWLTAREIMRMSTVGGAQILGRDDIGVIKIGASADLILFDLSDISYAGAKSDPLAALLFCSGNQRVSWSMINGRIVVEDGQILDLNLVEISTRADKISEEMINRSENKKTGTA
- a CDS encoding molybdopterin-dependent oxidoreductase, which gives rise to MIQLSGSSEYNVVGKITPRVDAEKIARGAAAFADDIELRGMLHAKVLRSPHAHARIRSIDTSKAEALSGVYAVLTHEDLPRIPHTTAGQGWPEPSPYDAFILDKKVRFVGDRVAAVAAETVEIAEKACSLIDVNYEVLEAVFDPRAATKNGAVLIHDEEESTGIFDKSSNIVYKLDASVGDVEKAFENAYKIVESNYEVGYVQQSSIEPHICITWLDEDGRLVIRTSTQVPFHVRRIVAKALDIPVKKIRVMKPRVGGGFGGKQEILNEELCGALTLATGKPVRFWMTREEELYASRTRHPQILTLKSAIAEDGKILGMSLHVLENTGAYGTHALTVMTVTGNKVFSMYNIPNIKFTGEAVYTNLPIAGAFRGYGTPQGIFALESHMDEIASELEMDPIKFRLLNIYKKGDSLAITAEMAEGEGADPQIIRSSGLEECIQKGAEAIGWNDDPAEYTYGKLRGKGMAINTQGSGIPNVDMAACSIKMNEDGSFNLLCGATDIGTGSDTALAQIAAETLSVPVDQILMYTSDTDLTPFDTGAYASSTTYISGGAVIDAAKQVKAQILKVATEMLEAESETLLCANGKVSTQDGKTVTYEQISLYSLYRKNQFQIMAIGNNVSPESPPPYSAVFADVEVDTETGEVSLIKLVAAVDCGVVINPHMAEGQVEGAVTQGMGYALSEFMPFDDKGNPLFKSFEDYNIFRASDMPELEVILVETYEPTGPYGAKAVAEVPISGPAPAIANAVYAAVGARVRSLPISPEKVWNKIKKALEE
- a CDS encoding FAD binding domain-containing protein yields the protein MSLNKLSAYFRPKKLSEAAELLKENEGFYPMGGGTWLIPNGGDEIKGIIDLSDAGFKEIRLEHDLLHIGAGVTLHELATSPETSAKPYSTLRRAINFRGRSRLLLTSSTVGGRVALAKGDSSFLAALVAADAQVIIYGNIKDDISVWEYVTDSKWRTNRNIITAVEIINSDQPPLLAIESINYIPSAPPVISVVVGIEISGDTVGNAKIVYSSLHDNLVRAMDTEQLLLDKVIDEKLINSAAESILDTFQPLSDARASSTYKKEMAAVLLKRSLNRIRERVG
- a CDS encoding (2Fe-2S)-binding protein, with translation MTLNEKVISSEIKPNLTLLDFLRSEGFFSVKRGCESGECGSCTVLIDGIPKASCITLTIQTDERIVTTVEALATREELSDLQKRFVEVGAIQCGYCTPALLLVAEHFLTENPKPSEKEVRDAISGVLCRCTGYVKPVEAILNKE